The Sulfurimonas lithotrophica genome includes a region encoding these proteins:
- the blaOXA gene encoding class D beta-lactamase, whose protein sequence is MNLKIISFRIIAILVFFQTYTFGWEEKPEIAKLFNDAQINGTFVLYDVSNNKFIGYNESRAKTRYIPASTFKIANSLIGLAEGTVKNVDEILPYKGETKPFIAAWGHDMGLREAIKLSNVPIYQELARRIGLKDMRLWLKKLDYGNQEVGNVVDRFWLDGPLKITALEQSKFLAKLTQNTLPLSKQIQKSVKEIVLIEKRKNLELYGKTGWQNAPDKGVGWWVGWIKKDGHTYTFALNIDINKPLDANKRVMLGKASLKLLGLL, encoded by the coding sequence ATGAATTTAAAAATCATATCTTTTAGAATTATTGCTATTTTAGTATTTTTTCAAACATACACTTTTGGGTGGGAAGAAAAACCTGAAATAGCAAAGTTATTTAATGACGCACAAATAAATGGCACTTTTGTACTCTACGACGTAAGTAATAATAAATTTATCGGATATAATGAAAGCAGAGCCAAAACAAGATATATCCCTGCATCTACATTTAAAATTGCAAATTCACTCATAGGGCTAGCAGAAGGTACTGTAAAAAATGTAGATGAAATTCTTCCATATAAAGGAGAAACTAAACCTTTCATTGCCGCTTGGGGACATGACATGGGATTAAGGGAAGCCATTAAATTATCCAATGTACCTATTTATCAGGAACTAGCTAGACGTATCGGCTTAAAAGATATGCGATTGTGGCTCAAAAAGCTAGATTACGGCAATCAAGAGGTCGGAAATGTAGTCGATAGGTTTTGGCTTGATGGACCTTTAAAAATTACGGCATTGGAACAAAGCAAGTTTCTTGCAAAACTTACACAAAACACGCTACCTCTATCAAAACAAATTCAAAAAAGTGTAAAAGAAATCGTTTTAATCGAAAAAAGAAAAAATTTAGAACTATATGGAAAAACAGGTTGGCAAAATGCACCTGATAAAGGCGTAGGTTGGTGGGTAGGATGGATAAAAAAAGATGGACATACCTACACTTTTGCCTTAAATATCGATATTAACAAACCTTTGGATGCAAACAAACGAGTTATGCTTGGAAAAGCAAGTTTAAAATTATTGGGATTATTGTAA
- a CDS encoding AAA family ATPase: MKSSDEYKKLETAIKEKLFEQDLAVENVTKTLLQSDILKAKSNVRAVFTFIGAANTGKHYLCELLQRHNDTLDNIKTFYMESYGGFGSSSENISSDNFEKEILEFVNTHPKSILVFEDLEKADLQIQLILYTLFSDYEKNEVNFSNVIVVFTTTILSSLIKRKDIQKLLKSNPLQAHTFLVEKLTTEQVVIGDGVEMAFDKKLLSLLNEHTIITFNQLSLNALIKIAARALHEMTQDFIKTSKISICYDDYDSFVSLLTLSLTPYLNARHIKQKIPKLMFNSIYDALKLKDDTSQINYKVSKEAKLFLQKILENKELFVRNTTQKHKIVDLTWKIDVLDSELTCCIEDATYIQNTIELKSHEDFHISDISFKDIAGHKKVKDELSEIVKLFKDPQKLEHFGLNIPKGMFLYGPIGMGKKLLSRAFAHEANMPYITISGSNLFDTNKIKEVYAKAYKQAPAVIIFEDIDIQGIVGGMLSSMNIEPIIEELDKLNQSFESPIFTILTLSTNDLPSDLLQANRIDIHIEVPKLDMDARRFFIEEILKKPHNKNIDVEKVVRYISGMGGDELKRIGQEASLYAARKGLKELSEDILLEQINIIKYGTKLENKQIRDIEKSMAKTAYHEAGHAVLSYVLLPSIKIEQVTVAPRSESLGFVSYHNEEYIDATSKEELFNDVCVLLAGRVAKMQKFGEDGMETGAMSDLEAATMQIYAAIAIFGMDEELGYINISGLDMGTGKMLFEDKIEQRILSWLDKAQKHTQNEVKRLWSAIDAVAQELIKKEVIDGEELKRIIDNA; this comes from the coding sequence ATGAAAAGCAGCGATGAATATAAAAAACTTGAAACAGCTATAAAAGAAAAGCTTTTTGAGCAGGATTTAGCTGTTGAGAATGTAACAAAAACACTTTTACAAAGTGATATTTTAAAAGCAAAAAGTAACGTTCGTGCCGTTTTTACATTTATAGGTGCTGCAAACACAGGTAAACACTACTTGTGTGAGCTACTTCAAAGACATAACGATACACTTGATAATATAAAAACTTTTTATATGGAAAGTTACGGCGGTTTTGGTAGTTCATCCGAAAATATAAGCAGCGATAATTTTGAAAAAGAGATTTTAGAGTTTGTAAATACACATCCAAAATCTATACTGGTTTTTGAAGATTTGGAAAAAGCAGACTTGCAAATCCAGCTAATACTCTATACGCTATTTAGCGACTATGAAAAAAATGAAGTAAATTTTTCAAACGTTATAGTGGTATTTACAACTACTATCCTTTCATCTTTGATAAAAAGAAAAGATATACAAAAACTTTTAAAAAGCAATCCTCTCCAAGCACACACTTTTTTAGTAGAAAAACTTACTACCGAACAAGTCGTAATAGGAGACGGTGTAGAGATGGCGTTTGATAAAAAACTACTCTCTTTGTTAAATGAACACACTATTATCACTTTTAATCAACTCAGTTTAAACGCACTTATAAAAATTGCCGCAAGGGCTTTACACGAGATGACACAAGACTTTATAAAGACAAGTAAAATATCTATCTGTTATGATGATTATGATTCGTTTGTATCACTCTTAACACTCTCTCTTACACCATATCTAAATGCCAGGCACATAAAGCAAAAGATACCAAAACTAATGTTTAACAGCATCTACGATGCCCTAAAACTAAAAGACGATACTTCCCAAATAAACTACAAAGTATCTAAAGAAGCAAAACTATTTTTACAAAAAATCTTGGAAAATAAAGAACTTTTTGTAAGAAATACTACACAAAAACATAAAATAGTAGATTTGACATGGAAAATAGACGTTTTGGATTCTGAACTAACTTGTTGTATAGAAGATGCAACCTATATACAAAACACGATAGAGCTTAAGTCTCATGAAGATTTTCATATCTCAGATATCTCCTTTAAAGATATTGCAGGACACAAAAAAGTAAAAGATGAACTAAGCGAAATAGTAAAACTTTTTAAAGACCCGCAGAAACTAGAACATTTCGGGCTAAATATTCCCAAAGGGATGTTTCTTTACGGACCCATAGGTATGGGTAAAAAACTTCTCTCCCGTGCTTTTGCACATGAGGCAAATATGCCCTATATTACTATTAGCGGATCAAACCTTTTTGATACAAACAAGATTAAAGAGGTCTATGCAAAAGCATATAAGCAAGCCCCAGCCGTTATAATATTTGAAGATATAGATATACAAGGTATTGTCGGTGGTATGCTCTCATCTATGAACATTGAACCTATTATAGAGGAGCTTGACAAACTAAACCAGAGTTTTGAGTCACCCATCTTTACTATTCTTACTCTAAGTACAAATGACTTGCCGAGTGATCTGTTGCAAGCAAATAGAATAGACATACATATAGAAGTTCCAAAACTAGACATGGATGCAAGACGCTTTTTTATAGAAGAAATTTTGAAAAAACCGCATAACAAAAATATAGATGTTGAAAAAGTCGTGCGTTATATCTCAGGTATGGGCGGCGATGAACTCAAACGAATAGGTCAAGAAGCCTCTTTATATGCTGCTCGTAAAGGTTTAAAGGAGTTAAGCGAGGACATTTTGCTTGAGCAAATAAACATTATAAAATACGGCACAAAACTAGAGAACAAACAGATACGCGACATAGAAAAATCGATGGCAAAAACTGCTTACCATGAAGCGGGTCATGCAGTTTTATCTTATGTACTTTTACCGAGTATCAAGATTGAACAAGTAACGGTAGCTCCAAGAAGCGAGAGTCTTGGTTTTGTTTCATATCATAATGAAGAGTATATAGATGCTACTTCCAAAGAGGAACTTTTTAACGATGTATGCGTGTTACTTGCAGGAAGAGTTGCAAAGATGCAAAAGTTCGGTGAGGACGGTATGGAGACAGGTGCTATGAGTGACCTTGAAGCTGCGACAATGCAGATATATGCCGCCATTGCAATTTTTGGTATGGATGAGGAACTTGGATATATAAATATAAGCGGCTTGGATATGGGTACAGGTAAAATGCTTTTTGAAGACAAAATAGAACAAAGAATCTTATCCTGGTTGGACAAAGCACAAAAGCATACCCAAAATGAAGTAAAGCGACTATGGAGCGCTATAGATGCAGTTGCACAGGAACTTATAAAAAAAGAGGTTATAGACGGAGAAGAATTAAAAAGGATAATAGATAATGCATAA